From a single Methanomicrobium sp. W14 genomic region:
- a CDS encoding bifunctional 2-polyprenyl-6-hydroxyphenol methylase/3-demethylubiquinol 3-O-methyltransferase UbiG, with protein sequence MNIPDSYTNGEYFRINPTWDVEDSPWKARQIHKIIRRNNLHPKSICEVGCGAGEILKQLQIILNDNCEFSGYEISPQAYNLCLNKTNSHLNFILKDFMLEEDVHYDVLLLIDLIEHLEDYFTYLRNIKNKSDYKIFHIPLEFFALAAIFHRFSLNQRNKVGHLHSFSKDIIIQTLKDMDYEIIDYFYTPGYSLGHNYGIKDKLVKLPRKYLFPLNNDLTVRIFGGYSLMVLAR encoded by the coding sequence ATGAATATTCCAGACAGTTATACAAATGGAGAATATTTTCGGATAAACCCCACGTGGGATGTAGAAGATTCTCCATGGAAAGCCAGACAGATTCATAAAATCATCCGGAGAAACAACCTCCATCCCAAATCCATCTGCGAAGTAGGATGCGGCGCGGGTGAAATCCTAAAACAGCTTCAGATAATACTTAATGATAACTGCGAATTTTCAGGATATGAAATTTCCCCCCAGGCATATAATCTCTGCCTGAATAAAACCAACAGCCATTTAAATTTTATACTAAAAGACTTCATGCTGGAAGAAGACGTTCATTATGACGTCCTTTTGTTAATTGATTTGATCGAACATCTTGAGGATTACTTCACTTATTTGAGAAATATAAAAAATAAAAGTGACTATAAGATATTCCATATTCCTCTGGAATTTTTTGCATTGGCAGCTATATTCCATAGATTTAGTCTAAATCAGCGAAATAAAGTTGGTCATCTTCATTCTTTCTCAAAGGACATTATTATTCAGACCTTAAAAGATATGGATTATGAAATAATTGACTATTTTTATACACCAGGATATTCTCTGGGCCATAATTATGGAATAAAGGACAAACTTGTCAAATTACCAAGGAAATACCTTTTTCCATTAAATAATGATCTGACGGTAAGAATATTCGGCGGATATTCCCTTATGGTCTTGGCAAGATAA
- a CDS encoding LysE family transporter, with protein MYIALSYAGIAVIISRKRVQAAVIIAGCLVLVMLGVNTIAGAFDISFLPRIALFSDVPGRNLFVQGLLLTASNPLTIVFWSGVVSAQILVNKWNKKQVFFLPPAVSCLR; from the coding sequence TTGTATATTGCCTTATCGTATGCCGGCATCGCCGTTATTATCAGCAGGAAAAGAGTACAGGCGGCTGTAATAATTGCGGGCTGTCTGGTTCTGGTCATGTTAGGTGTGAACACAATAGCAGGTGCTTTTGATATATCTTTTCTGCCCCGCATTGCATTGTTCTCCGACGTACCTGGAAGAAATCTGTTTGTACAGGGGTTACTTCTGACGGCGTCAAATCCCCTGACCATTGTTTTTTGGAGCGGTGTGGTCTCTGCGCAGATACTGGTGAACAAATGGAATAAAAAACAGGTCTTTTTTTTGCCGCCGGCTGTGTCATGTCTACGATGA